In bacterium, a genomic segment contains:
- the gap gene encoding type I glyceraldehyde-3-phosphate dehydrogenase, which yields MKLAINGFGRIGRQVMRIIWDDPNIEVAHINDITDSKTLAHLLKYDSTYGVWNHEVKSEDNAIFIDGKKILVSAERDPKALPWKEENIDIVLESTGIFRTREKAGWHIEAGAKKVLVSAPGKTPLDGTFVKGVNFDDYNKDKHHIVSIGSCTTNCLAPIVKILHDEFRIISGLMTTIHAYTNDQRILDLPHKDLRRARTAAQNIIPTTTGAAKALSLVIPDMEGKLDGMAVRVPVADGSLVDLTCRIEKTTTVEEINAKVKQYADSSMKGVVKYCEDPVVSSDIIGDSYSSIFSPMDTKVMGGTFIKVLSWYDNEWGFSNRAVDMIKMML from the coding sequence ATGAAATTAGCCATCAATGGTTTTGGAAGAATTGGAAGACAAGTAATGAGAATTATCTGGGACGACCCGAATATCGAGGTCGCGCATATCAACGACATTACCGACTCAAAAACTCTTGCGCATCTTCTAAAATATGATAGCACCTACGGTGTCTGGAACCATGAGGTTAAGAGCGAAGATAACGCTATTTTTATTGACGGAAAGAAAATTTTAGTATCTGCGGAAAGAGACCCCAAAGCCCTACCATGGAAAGAGGAGAACATCGATATCGTGCTCGAATCGACCGGCATATTTCGCACTCGCGAGAAGGCCGGATGGCATATCGAAGCCGGCGCTAAGAAAGTCCTCGTTTCCGCACCGGGCAAGACGCCACTCGACGGCACCTTCGTGAAAGGCGTTAATTTTGATGATTACAATAAAGATAAACATCACATTGTTTCAATCGGAAGCTGCACGACCAATTGCCTCGCGCCTATCGTTAAGATACTTCATGACGAGTTCAGAATTATCAGCGGTCTAATGACTACCATCCACGCATACACTAACGACCAGCGAATACTCGACCTTCCGCATAAGGATTTAAGGCGTGCCAGAACCGCCGCGCAGAATATTATCCCAACAACGACGGGTGCAGCAAAAGCACTTAGCCTTGTTATACCAGATATGGAGGGAAAGCTCGATGGAATGGCGGTTCGTGTGCCTGTAGCCGATGGTTCTCTCGTCGATTTAACCTGCAGAATCGAAAAAACCACTACAGTGGAGGAGATTAATGCTAAGGTTAAACAATATGCAGATAGCTCGATGAAGGGTGTAGTCAAATATTGTGAAGACCCGGTTGTTTCCAGCGATATCATAGGGGATTCGTATAGCAGCATTTTTTCACCGATGGATACTAAGGTTATGGGGGGAACAT
- a CDS encoding ATP-dependent 6-phosphofructokinase: MNKKIGILTGGGDCPGLNGVIRGAVYSGIRNHDMEFVGLKFGWKGLLEKITQPLSIKDVSNILPIGGTILRTSRTNPASNEAEARMAIDNFHKLGLDAIIAIGGEDTLGAAYSLWKLDNSFNVVGVPKTIDNDLTGTDVTFGFDTALNIATEAIDRLHTTAQSHNRVIVVEIMGRHAGWITMESGLAGSADIILVPEIPFDLDKDLFEPLKKMREDGKEYAIIAVSEGAKLEIENDVDGSLFIGDAERDEFGHIHLGGIGKILADEIEDKIDWESRHVVLGHLQRGGNPSAFDRVLSTRFGVAATNAIAENKSGVMVALRGTDIVTIKMTDEIKKIKKVFNSLLDIKDLFRE; encoded by the coding sequence ATGAATAAAAAAATAGGAATCTTGACAGGTGGAGGCGATTGTCCCGGTTTGAACGGGGTCATTCGAGGGGCGGTATATTCGGGAATTCGTAATCACGATATGGAGTTCGTCGGTCTAAAATTCGGGTGGAAGGGGCTCCTTGAAAAAATTACACAACCGCTTTCAATCAAAGATGTGAGCAATATTCTTCCTATAGGCGGAACAATACTTCGCACAAGTCGAACAAATCCCGCTAGCAATGAAGCTGAAGCGCGAATGGCTATCGATAATTTCCATAAACTCGGTCTCGATGCTATTATCGCAATAGGCGGTGAAGACACACTCGGCGCCGCGTATAGTCTATGGAAGCTCGATAATAGCTTCAATGTAGTCGGTGTGCCTAAGACAATTGATAATGACCTTACCGGGACAGACGTCACCTTCGGTTTCGATACCGCTTTAAATATCGCCACCGAGGCAATCGACCGTCTTCATACAACCGCACAAAGCCACAATCGCGTTATAGTAGTCGAAATTATGGGTCGCCACGCCGGTTGGATAACAATGGAATCCGGTCTTGCGGGAAGCGCCGATATAATACTAGTTCCAGAGATACCTTTTGATTTGGATAAAGATTTGTTCGAACCGCTTAAAAAAATGCGCGAAGATGGTAAAGAATATGCAATTATCGCAGTTAGCGAGGGTGCTAAACTTGAGATAGAAAACGACGTCGACGGTTCGCTTTTCATTGGAGATGCCGAACGCGACGAGTTCGGCCATATCCATCTCGGAGGAATTGGAAAAATTCTTGCGGATGAAATCGAGGATAAAATCGATTGGGAAAGCCGTCATGTAGTCCTTGGACATCTTCAACGCGGTGGAAATCCAAGTGCTTTCGATAGAGTTCTTTCGACAAGATTCGGAGTTGCTGCCACAAACGCAATTGCCGAAAATAAATCGGGCGTTATGGTTGCACTGCGCGGCACGGATATTGTAACCATCAAAATGACAGACGAAATTAAAAAGATAAAGAAGGTTTTTAATAGCCTTTTGGACATTAAAGACCTTTTCAGGGAGTAA
- a CDS encoding DUF2278 family protein produces MPLENYGVFKGYAVNRLPCRTGLSPYYHMHVSDGKNEFRVQITVKSEAYPSNIRYRVIDNFNHPLTSRLGRYKMGFTNLDKTPSSGAIDYIRLNPFKMDELIKLPQGRIGPGGGFNNIMDNCVLSAMEDKDALVYVFGEIHGPGETKDRFFGFDPSKTIQNVHQNQGSYVKWSRENGVWQDGALFFYYPKDNLWTAVFVVFQSQSRHTDDATGFPIGPEPLPIPESYDDPEIPDIPEVYIMGATLHFDGNKPVEQKVTLLNVTDKPVDLDGFSIADLLMNKEVITKTIIKPGQFLTIKLSGNSTVLSSLGGIITLLDNRGLKVHGVYYNREDIKQKRWTLRF; encoded by the coding sequence ATGCCACTTGAAAACTATGGAGTTTTTAAAGGATATGCTGTTAATCGACTTCCCTGCAGAACCGGTTTAAGCCCATATTACCATATGCATGTTTCTGACGGCAAAAACGAATTTAGGGTTCAAATTACTGTCAAATCGGAGGCCTATCCATCAAATATAAGATATAGGGTTATCGATAATTTTAATCACCCATTAACGAGTAGATTGGGAAGATATAAAATGGGGTTTACTAATCTGGATAAAACTCCAAGCAGTGGCGCTATAGATTATATTCGGCTTAATCCTTTTAAGATGGATGAACTTATTAAACTCCCTCAGGGAAGAATAGGCCCTGGCGGCGGTTTCAATAATATAATGGACAACTGTGTCCTTTCAGCTATGGAAGATAAAGATGCTCTTGTTTATGTTTTCGGAGAAATTCACGGCCCTGGAGAAACCAAAGATAGATTTTTTGGATTCGACCCGAGTAAAACAATCCAGAATGTGCATCAAAACCAAGGAAGTTATGTCAAATGGAGTAGGGAGAATGGTGTATGGCAGGATGGCGCGCTGTTCTTTTATTATCCCAAGGATAACCTTTGGACAGCTGTTTTTGTTGTGTTCCAATCACAGTCCAGACATACCGACGACGCAACTGGATTTCCAATAGGCCCTGAACCCCTACCTATTCCTGAAAGTTACGATGATCCTGAGATACCGGACATTCCTGAAGTATATATCATGGGGGCAACTCTTCATTTCGACGGAAACAAACCTGTTGAACAAAAAGTAACCTTGCTTAATGTGACTGATAAACCTGTCGATCTAGATGGTTTCTCCATTGCGGATCTGCTTATGAATAAAGAGGTAATCACCAAAACCATTATCAAGCCGGGGCAGTTTTTAACAATTAAGCTATCGGGGAATAGCACTGTTCTTTCAAGCCTTGGTGGGATTATCACTTTACTTGATAATCGTGGATTAAAGGTGCATGGCGTATATTATAATCGCGAAGATATCAAGCAAAAACGCTGGACTTTAAGGTTTTAA